A single region of the Diadema setosum chromosome 14, eeDiaSeto1, whole genome shotgun sequence genome encodes:
- the LOC140238226 gene encoding uncharacterized protein: MWAQGVLFLLIVQGLIPTWAKVVVSFRLLTYSNPSSKLIDGTCCDGISTELCDTKCDNKFKICFGAIGNDSSLDNCPYGSFETRKIHEDRDLFLFPSPMPGGVPNPMILSIDKWKRGFRFKMKVMDVNAFYDPEVHVDSYGRDFLLSPARTPSTAPKRRWIVDGQGPSRILVDVKVYCGINYYGPDCSVYCRPRGDGIDHFYCDPLTGDMICHGGYTGYRCQEEINECVSVPCQHNGTCHDVVNGFWCICQEGTTGRFCETNPDDCRRNDCQNGATCVDGFAAYTCMCPPGFTGTHCEFNINECASYPCQNNAICSDGIDGYVCLCVPGFTGTHCEIDIDECNSDPCHNGATCIDKIDRYKCRCVRGYIGEHCEVDVNECFSEPCQHGSTCLDKVNHFECVCAAGYRGKFCHIDIDECASHPCANRGTCVDRVNGYTCTCAAGYDGIHCERDIDECASNPCVHGGTCRDLVNGYRCYCEPGYEGDECQTEIDECQSDPCQNEAPCVDIVNGYDCVCLPGYEGLTCGTDIDECFSDPCLNAASCLDRINGYTCECADGFDGTHCETNIDECKSLPCRNGGSCVDGINGYECECVPGYTGVECNIDINECASAPCQNGATCEDAVNSYNCKCAPGYDGVHCQNNIDECSSNPCDNGGTCRDETNEYMCDCLPGYDGSHCEIDVDECASVVCQHSGTCVDHINGHECICALGYSGIQCGINIDECESNPCENGASCEDLINAYQCHCVPGYTDTHCETDIDECVSSPCQNSATCEDAINGYICHCAAGFVGVHCQVNVNECSSDPCQNGARCKDLINGYHCKCKQGYIGTHCEREIDECASDPCVNGASCIDQINRYRCECVPGYVGIHCETNVDECESFPCQNSAVCHDHISRFTCECQDGYAGILCEIDIDECASAPCLNNATCHDDINEYTCGCVAGFKGTHCEINIDECLSDPCRNGATCVDKVNGYTCLCTSGYDGDDCGNDIDECNSSPCKNNGRCVDRVNGYRCRCQPGYDGLHCEIDINECTSNPCQNGASCVDQIDRHQCICAAGFDGIFCENNVDECSSSPCHNNATCVDNINSYTCQCLPGFEGTWCQTDTDECESNPCRNGATCHDVINGYECRCIPGYIGIHCEIEVNECQSDPCMNDATCVDRVNRYKCRCIPGFVGVHCETNVDECESSPCHNNATCIDRVDKYMCNCPAGFDGIHCERNIDECGSNPCMNNATCADGIDRYDCKCLSGFIGVYCETDIDECKSSPCQNGASCVDRVNGYICACLPGYEGLHCETNIDECSSDPCENGASCLDRVNKYKCRCLDGFRGHHCEINIDECASMPCQNGAVCVDQINGYVCECVDGFDGTHCEDDINECASSPCFNNGTCVDRVAGYECVCLAGFSGRHCNNDIDECQSDPCKNNATCNDMIDGYDCQCLPGFDGIHCDIDIDECTSSPCQHEASCTDEINGYACTCLPGYRGTHCETNVDECASDPCRNGARCIDRVNSFKCKCLPGFEGKHCEVDINECSSDPCLNGATCLDEINGYVCSCLDGFQGTYCEVDIDECNSAPCLNGANCTDYVNGYICVCNQGYEGTHCEVDINECESAPCVNGAACIDNVNGYVCSCLEGYQGIHCEVNIDECASDPCMNGAKCRDKVNGYTCRCREGYDGIYCENNIDECASSPCLHSATCNDMVAAYECLCVPGYEGIHCEVDTDECVSSPCENGGSCVDDINGYHCACPGGFTGLHCEVDIDECASSPCRNNGTCIDKINRYKCVCVDGYRGKECQVDFDECASNPCLNNAECEDGVNDYICHCQPGYDGVLCENDIDECLSSPCKNGAMCRDHVNRFTCRCLDGFSGTLCSVDIDECLSRPCHNNATCIDQINGYMCSCVLGFEGTLCESNINECRSNPCLNNGNCIDAINSYSCQCSPGYSGVQCETEINECESSPCLNGAVCKDIVNGFSCDCEPGYEGTLCETDIDECDSDPCLNAATCHDMVNEYSCTCRAGYNGVNCGNNINECSSDPCLNDATCVDKVNRYRCLCRGGFEGEHCEVNIDECSSDPCRNGAECTDLVNKFVCVCRPGYAGEYCEIDVNECASDPCENKATCVDYINRYECQCARGYEGDQCEVNINECGSNPCYNNATCIDKVNRFRCSCLPGYRGTLCEVDIDECQSGPCQNDALCIDKVAGYLCKCQRGFVGVYCEANINECDSLPCQNGGSCVDRIDGYTCTCAPGFVGVHCETDVDECSSSPCQHDAECEDNINGYNCHCVPGTEGVHCEIDIDECASQPCQNGAVCRDKMNEYRCRCKPGFDGTHCEININECASSPCLNRASCVDLVNKFTCNCQLGFTGTVCETNIDECESDPCSNEGTCRDSINGYICACLPGYDGEHCDNDVNECASSPCQNGAECIDRVNEYLCVCLDGYIGSNCETNIDECASGPCMNGATCFDKVNGYSCTCVPGFVGFHCQVNTDECESSPCRNGGRCIDGINSYVCQCAPGFTGTLCEVNIDECASNPCEFASTCYDKVNGYGCECLPGYHGVHCEYERDECDSAPCRNGGRCIDEVNRFACNCTSGYEGIMCEIDIDECESQPCLHDGTCYDRINSYECECTTGYDGVSCEQNINECSSVPCQHGGTCTDYIAGYSCSCPSGFEGDHCQVNIDECVSNPCMNNGRCIDDVNGYFCRCWPGFEGVLCELDIDECQSNPCLHGSRCVDGLNGYTCHCKAGYGGPRCRDEIDECSSSPCQNGLCLDRLNGYRCHCIKGFFGKNCEINRDECLSEPCMNDGTCQDAINSYYCECPPGYEGNHCEIITDECRSDPCQNGATCVDGFEEYTCYCTIGFEGVNCEINIDDCASMPCKNRATCIDAVDSYECQCVLGYEGKHCEVEINECDSQPCKNDGTCLNGVNSFFCYCPAGFEGWLCEIETNECDSNPCVHDGECEDLLAGFVCKCREGFSGVKCEIILDHCQLHPCHGNSTCLTTETDFRCICPPTSKGALCDVYDPEICGSIKCFNGECELSMSTEQPVYACVCDVGFIGTECDTYVPNITTSVLLEKKHTRLNGLEYKITHVLKEALVSDNHNHTNVNITIVDSATGNGAVSGMDFTNVTIFAMVDDQPADRHSLAVMLTSLPPAHINKLLYPYRLFVDEKRRLIIDDVKEVVNKNNINNDSDIKRKKPWGQRHWYVFFILILLIVGVIAGGLFIYRRQRKTEIPPD, translated from the exons CGAGGCTTCCGCTTCAAAATGAAAGTCATGGATGTCAACGCGTTCTATGACCCGGAAGTACATGTTGACTCTTACGGCCGGGATTTCTTGTTATCACCAGCGAGGACGCCGTCAACTGCGCCAAAGAGGAGATGGATAGTGGATGGTCAAGGTCCTTCACG CATTCTAGTAGATGTCAAGGTGTATTGTGGCATAAATTACTACGGTCCGGACTGCTCCGTTTATTGCCGTCCCAGAGGTGATGGTATTGACCACTTCTACTGCGATCCGCTGACGGGCGACATGATCTGCCATGGCGGATATACCGGATACAGATGCCAAGAG gaaataaatgaatgcgTGTCCGTGCCCTGTCAACACAACGGTACATGTCATGACGTCGTCAACGGATTCTGGTGTATTTGTCAGGAGGGTACTACAG GGAGGTTTTGTGAAACCAACCCAGACGACTGCAGGAGGAATGACTGCCAGAACGGTGCCACGTGCGTTGATGGGTTTGCTGCGTATACATGCATGTGTCCTCCTGGTTTCACGGGGACACACTGTGAATTCAACATTAACGAATGCGCAAGCTACCCCTGCCAAAACAATGCGATTTGTTCGGATGGCATCGACGGGTACGTCTGCTTGTGTGTACCTGGCTTTACGGGAACTCACTGTGAGATCGACATAGACGAGTGCAACAGTGATCCTTGCCACAATGGCGCTACCTGTATAGATAAGATCGACCGATATAAGTGCAGGTGCGTCAGGGGATACATTGGGGAACATTGCGAAGTGGATGTGAACGAATGTTTCAGTGAGCCATGCCAACATGGGTCAACCTGCTTAGATAAAGTCAATCACTTTGAATGTGTCTGCGCTGCTGGATATAGGGGGAAATTCTGCCATATCGACATTGATGAGTGCGCCAGCCACCCTTGCGCTAACAGAGGTACTTGTGTAGACAGAGTTAATGGCTACACTTGTACCTGCGCTGCCGGATATGACGGCATTCACTGTGAAAGAGACATTGACGAATGCGCGAGTAATCCCTGTGTTCATGGAGGCACGTGCAGAGATCTTGTCAATGGTTATCGGTGTTACTGTGAGCCTGGGTACGAGGGCGATGAATGTCAGACTGAAATCGATGAATGCCAGAGTGACCCGTGCCAGAATGAAGCACCTTGTGTGGACATTGTCAATGGATATGATTGCGTGTGTCTCCCCGGATACGAAGGGTTAACTTGTGGCACTGATATAGATGAGTGTTTCAGTGACCCATGTCTGAATGCAGCAAGTTGCCTGGACAGGATCAACGGCTACACGTGTGAATGTGCTGACGGATTCGACGGCACCCATTGTGAAACCAACATTGACGAATGCAAAAGCTTGCCATGCAGGAACGGTGGATCCTGTGTCGATGGAATAAACGGCTACGAATGTGAATGTGTTCCCGGTTACACTGGCGTTGAGTGCAATATTGACATCAATGAATGTGCTAGTGCTCCATGTCAAAACGGCGCAACCTGCGAAGACGCTGTCAATAGCTACAATTGCAAATGTGCACCAGGTTATGACGGTGTCCATTGTCAAAACAACATTGATGAATGTTCCTCTAATCCCTGTGACAACGGTGGAACATGCAGGGATGAGACCAATGAATACATGTGCGATTGTCTCCCTGGTTACGACGGTAGCCATTGCGAAATTGATGTAGATGAATGTGCCAGTGTTGTGTGTCAACACAGTGGAACGTGCGTGGATCATATTAATGGGCATGAGTGTATCTGTGCTCTGGGCTACTCCGGCATTCAGTGTGGGATAAATATCGACGAGTGTGAAAGCAATCCATGTGAAAATGGCGCGTCTTGCGAGGACCTCATCAACGCTTATCAATGTCATTGTGTACCAGGGTACACTGATACACATTGTGAAACAGACATTGACGAATGTGTCAGCTCTCCTTGCCAGAACAGCGCAACGTGTGAAGATGCAATTAATGGATACATATGCCATTGTGCTGCCGGATTTGTTGGAGTGCATTGTCAAGTGAACGTAAACGAATGTTCCAGTGATCCTTGCCAAAACGGTGCCAGGTGTAAAGACCTTATCAATGGTTATCACTGCAAATGTAAGCAAGGATACATAGGAACGCATTGCGAAAGGGAGATAGATGAATGTGCCAGTGACCCTTGTGTAAACGGGGCATCTTGCATTGATCAAATCAATCGGTACCGCTGTGAGTGCGTTCCTGGCTATGTCGGCATTCACTGCGAAACAAACGTCGATGAATGCGAAAGCTTTCCCTGCCAAAACAGTGCTGTCTGTCACGACCACATTAGTCGATTTACTTGCGAATGTCAGGACGGTTATGCAGGTATTCTTTGTGAGATTGATATCGATGAATGCGCCAGTGCGCCATGTTTGAACAATGCAACATGTCACGATGACATCAACGAGTATACCTGTGGATGTGTAGCTGGCTTCAAAGGCACTCACTGTGAGATCAATATTGATGAATGTCTTTCGGACCCCTGTAGAAATGGAGCTACGTGCGTTGACAAAGTGAACGGCTACACATGCCTATGCACTTCAGGCTACGATGGAGACGATTGCGGAAACGACATTGATGAGTGCAATAGTTCTCCTTGCAAAAACAATGGGAGATGTGTAGACCGAGTAAATGGCTACAGATGCAGGTGTCAGCCGGGATATGATGGGCTACATTGTGAGATCGATATTAATGAGTGCACAAGTAACCCGTGTCAGAATGGTGCATCTTGCGTCGATCAAATAGATAGACATCAGTGCATATGTGCAGCGGGTTTTGACGGAATCTTCTGTGAGAACAATGTCGACGAATGTTCCAGTTCACCGTGTCATAATAATGCTACCTGTGTTGACAACATAAACAGCTATACTTGTCAGTGTCTCCCGGGATTCGAAGGAACATGGTGTCAAACGGATACAGATGAATGTGAGAGCAATCCGTGCCGGAATGGCGCGACTTGCCACGATGTCATCAATGGCTATGAGTGTCGATGTATACCTGGATATATTGGCATTCACTGCGAGATTGAAGTAAACGAGTGCCAAAGCGACCCTTGCATGAATGACGCCACCTGCGTGGATAGAGTCAACAGGTATAAGTGCAGGTGTATCCCGGGATTCGTCGGGGTGCATTGTGAAACAAATGTCGACGAATGCGAAAGTTCTCCATGCCACAACAATGCAACATGCATTGATCGCGTTGACAAGTATATGTGCAACTGCCCAGCAGGATTCGATGGCATCCACTGCGAAAGAAATATTGACGAGTGTGGCAGCAATCCCTGTATGAACAATGCCACTTGTGCCGATGGAATAGATAGATACGACTGCAAATGCCTCTCTGGATTTATTGGGGTGTATTGTGAAACTGACATTGATGAATGTAAGTCGTCACCTTGTCAAAATGGTGCCTCGTGCGTGGATCGTGTGAATGGCTATATTTGCGCTTGCCTCCCAGGTTACGAGGGACTGCACTGTGAGACAAACATAGATGAATGTTCAAGTGACCCTTGTGAAAATGGAGCCTCATGTTTGGATCGAGTGAACAAGTATAAATGTCGATGTTTGGATGGATTCAGAGGACACCACTGTGAGATCAATATTGATGAATGTGCCAGCATGCCGTGCCAGAATGGTGCAGTATGTGTGGATCAGATCAATGGATATGTGTGTGAATGCGTTGACGGTTTCGATGGTACACACTGTGAAGATGACATCAACGAATGCGCCAGCTCACCATGCTTCAACAACGGCACTTGCGTTGATAGGGTCGCTGGCTATGAATGTGTGTGCCTCGCTGGATTTAGTGGAAGGCATTGTAACAACGATATTGACGAATGCCAAAGTGACCCTTGTAAGAACAATGCTACTTGTAACGATATGATAGACGGCTACGATTGCCAATGTTTACCTGGCTTCGACGGCATTCACTGTGATATTGACATCGATGAATGCACTTCGTCACCCTGCCAACATGAAGCCTCCTGCACTGATGAGATCAACGGGTATGCATGCACATGCCTTCCTGGTTACCGAGGTACACACTGTGAAACAAACGTAGATGAGTGTGCCAGTGATCCATGCCGAAATGGTGCGAGGTGCATTGATCGTGTGAATAGCTTTAAGTGCAAATGTCTGCCTGGCTTCGAAGGAAAGCATTGTGAAGTGGACATCAACGAATGTTCCAGCGACCCCTGTCTGAATGGAGCAACTTGTTTAGACGAAATAAATGGCTACGTTTGCTCGTGCTTGGATGGATTTCAAGGAACGTATTGTGAAGTGGATATCGACGAATGCAACAGTGCGCCTTGCTTGAATGGAGCAAACTGTACTGACTACGTGAATggatacatatgtgtgtgtaatcAGGGGTATGAAGGTACTCACTGTGAGGTTGATATCAATGAGTGCGAAAGCGCCCCTTGTGTTAATGGTGCAGCTTGTATCGACAACGTCAACGGCTATGTATGTTCTTGTTTGGAAGGATATCAAGGGATCCATTGTGAAGTTAACATAGACGAATGTGCAAGTGACCCCTGCATGAATGGTGCAAAGTGCAGAGACAAGGTCAATGGATACACCTGCCGCTGCCGTGAGGGCTATGATGGAATTTACTGCGAGAACAACATTGATGAATGTGCAAGTTCACCATGCCTGCATTCAGCTACATGTAACGATATGGTCGCTGCATACGAGTGCTTGTGTGTCCCTGGGTACGAAGGAATTCATTGCGAGGTAGACACCGATGAATGCGTGAGTTCTCCCTGTGAAAATGGAGGAAGCTGCGTGGATGATATCAACGGATACCACTGTGCCTGTCCTGGTGGTTTTACCGGCTTACACTGCGAGGTTGATATTGACGAATGCGCTAGTTCTCCCTGTCGAAATAATGGAACTTGTATTGATAAAATAAATCGCTATAAGTGCGTCTGTGTCGATGGATATCGTGGAAAGGAATGCCAGGTTGATTTTGACGAATGTGCCAGTAATCCTTGTTTAAATAATGCAGAATGTGAGGATGGAGTGAACGATTACATCTGTCACTGTCAGCCAGGGTATGACGGtgtgttgtgtgaaaatgacataGATGAGTGCTTGTCGTCGCCATGTAAAAATGGTGCCAtgtgtcgggatcatgttaatAGATTCACCTGTCGATGTTTGGATGGGTTCAGTGGTACTCTTTGCTCAGTCGACATCGACGAATGCCTTAGCCGACCTTGCCACAACAACGCAACTTGTATAGATCAAATTAATGGATACATGTGTAGTTGTGTGTTGGGATTTGAAGGGACACTCTGCGAATCGAACATAAATGAGTGCAGAAGCAATCCGTGCTTGAATAATGGAAATTGCATCGATGCCATAAACAGCTACTCCTGTCAGTGTTCCCCAGGATATTCTGGTGTACAGTGTGAAACCGAAATAAATGAATGCGAAAGCAGTCCCTGTCTTAATGGCGCTGTCTGCAAGGACATTGTAAATGGATTTTCATGCGACTGTGAACCAGGTTATGAAGGCACCCTTTGTGAGACTGACATCGACGAGTGTGACAGCGATCCTTGCCTAAATGCAGCGACATGCCACGATATGGTTAACGAGTACAGCTGTACTTGCAGAGCTGGCTACAACGGAGTGAACTGTGGAAACAATATCAACGAATGTAGCAGTGACCCATGTCTGAATGACGCGACATGTGTGGACAAAGTAAATCGTTACAGATGTTTGTGTCGTGGTGGATTTGAAGGAGAACATTGTGAAGTAAACATTGACGAGTGTTCCAGTGATCCGTGCAGGAACGGTGCTGAATGCACTGACCTTGTGAACAAATTCGTGTGTGTCTGTAGGCCTGGATACGCCGGGGAATATTGCGAAATTGATGTAAACGAATGTGCCAGCGACCCGTGCGAGAACAAAGCCACATGCGTTGATTATATTAATAGATATGAGTGTCAATGTGCAAGAGGTTATGAAGGGGATCAATGTGAAGTTAACATCAACGAGTGTGGGAGTAATCCCTGCTACAACAACGCCACATGTATCGATAAAGTGAATCGATTCCGGTGTAGCTGTCTCCCAGGATACAGGGGAACCCTGTGTGAGGTGGACATAGACGAGTGCCAAAGTGGTCCGTGTCAAAATGATGCTCTGTGCATTGATAAAGTGGCTGGTTATCTTTGTAAGTGTCAAAGAGGTTTTGTAGGTGTTTACTGTGAAGCAAATATCAACGAGTGTGACAGTCTCCCCTGCCAAAACGGCGGTTCTTGTGTGGATAGAATAGATGGATATACGTGCACATGTGCACCCGGCTTTGTCGGCGTGCACTGCGAAACAGATGTTGACGAATGCTCTAGTTCTCCTTGTCAACATGACGCAGAATGTGAGGATAATATCAACGGGTACAATTGTCACTGTGTGCCTGGGACAGAAGGTGTCCATTGTGAGATTGATATAGATGAATGTGCCAGTCAACCATGCCAAAACGGAGCAGTATGCAGGGACAAGATGAATGAATATCGATGTCGATGTAAGCCCGGTTTTGATGGCACGCACTGTGAGATCAACATCAACGAATGTGCCAGCTCCCCTTGTCTCAACAGGGCGTCTTGCGTTGATCTTGTGAACAAGTTCACCTGCAATTGCCAGCTAGGTTTTACGGGAACAGTTTGTGAGACAAATATCGATGAATGCGAAAGTGATCCCTGTAGCAATGAGGGAACGTGCAGGGACTCCATCAACGGTTACATATGTGCTTGTCTCCCCGGCTATGACGGGGAACACTGTGACAATGATGTGAATGAATGCGCTAGCTCTCCATGTCAGAACGGAGCCGAGTGTATAGATCGGGTAAATGAATACCTGTGTGTCTGTCTTGATGGATACATCGGAAGTAATTGTGAAACCAACATTGACGAATGTGCAAGTGGTCCATGCATGAATGGCGCGACTTGTTTCGACAAGGTGAATGGATATAGTTGCACGTGCGTGCCGGGATTCGTGGGGTTCCATTGTCAAGTTAATACCGACGAGTGCGAAAGCTCTCCTTGTAGGAATGGAGGCAGGTGCATTGATGGGATCAACTCGTATGTTTGCCAATGTGCACCGGGATTTACCGGTACACTTTGTGAGGTAAACATCGACGAATGTGCCAGCAACCCCTGCGAGTTTGCATCAACTTGTTATGATAAAGTAAACGGATATGGATGTGAATGTCTTCCGGGATATCACGGCGTACACTGTGAATATGAACGGGATGAGTGTGATAGCGCGCCGTGTCGAAATGGTGGACGGTGTATTGATGAAGTCAACCGGTTTGCCTGCAATTGTACGTCAGGCTACGAAGGAATAATGTGCGAAATTGACATTGACGAATGTGAAAGCCAACCATGTCTTCATGATGGTACATGCTATGACAGGATTAATTCGTACGAATGCGAATGCACGACTGGATACGACGGCGTGTCTTGTGAGCAAAATATTAACGAGTGTTCAAGCGTGCCTTGTCAACATGGAGGTACCTGCACTGATTACATCGCTGGGTATTCATGTAGCTGTCCAAGTGGATTTGAAGGTGATCATTGCCAAGTTAATATCGACGAGTGCGTAAGCAATCCGTGCATGAATAACGGCAGGTGCATTGACGATGTCAACGGTTACTTCTGCCGTTGTTGGCCAGGATTTGAAGGGGTATTGTGTGAACTCGACATTGATGAATGTCAAAGCAACCCTTGCTTACATGGTAGTAGATGCGTAGATGGTTTAAATGGGTATACTTGCCATTGTAAAGCTGGGTATGGAGGTCCACGTTGTCGGGATGAGATAGATGAATGCAGCAGTAGTCCTTGTCAAAACGGCCTCTGCCTTGACAGACTCAATGGCTACCGGTGCCACTGCATAAAAGGCTTCTTTGGAAAGAACTGTGAGATCAACCGTGACGAATGTTTGAGTGAACCGTGCATGAACGACGGTACATGCCAAGATGCCATTAACAGCTACTATTGTGAATGTCCGCCTGGGTATGAGGGTAACCACTGTGAAATCATAACGGATGAGTGCAGAAGTGACCCTTGCCAGAATGGAGCGACATGCGTAGATGGCTTTGAGGAGTACACCTGTTACTGTACTATTGGCTTTGAGGGGGTCAACTGCGAAATCAACATTGACGATTGCGCGAGTATGCCTTGTAAGAATCGCGCCACGTGCATAGACGCTGTTGACAGTTATGAGTGTCAGTGTGTTCTTGGCTACGAAGGAAAGCACTGTGAGGTCGAGATCAACGAGTGCGACAGTCAGCCATGCAAGAATGATGGGACTTGTCTGAACGGGGTGAACAGTTTCTTCTGCTACTGTCCCGCTGGCTTCGAAGGGTGGCTGTGTGAAATTGAAACGAATGAGTGCGACAGTAATCCATGTGTCCACGATGGAGAGTGTGAAGATTTGCTGGCAGGATTCGTTTGCAAATGCAGGGAAGGTTTTAGTGGCGTCAAATGTGAGATCATACTGGACCATTGTCAGCTTCATCCGTGTCATGGAAATTCAACGTGTTTAACAACTGAGACAGACTTTAG GTGTATTTGTCCACCAACTTCAAAGGGAGCATTGTGCGACGTGTACGACCCAGAGATTTGTGGGTCAATAAAATGCTTTAACGGAGAATGTGAGCTCAGCATGTCTACAGAACAACCTGTGTATGCCTGTGTTTGCGACGTTGGATTCATTGGAACAGAATGTGACACAT